From the Tripterygium wilfordii isolate XIE 37 chromosome 6, ASM1340144v1, whole genome shotgun sequence genome, one window contains:
- the LOC120000818 gene encoding cysteine-rich receptor-like protein kinase 10 — protein sequence MFVSSRSFISFNILSAKPNYLQEKDFAMSTLKISIAILCLSLLALAIEADPSYLACSCSNTTTFIQNSTYNHNLNLLLSSLASNATGNNGFYNTTVGQASDTVYGLFLCRGDLTDQVCQECLNFATQFVLVQCPVQKVAIIWYDECFLRYSNQSIFSTVTETPTLQMCNSDNVIEQNIFNQLVGATMNDTATLAASNPPGTKKLATNEAKFTLEQTVYALVQCTPDLSEANCRGCLAIAIWNLSRVCRGRRGGRFLLPSCDVRYETYRFYNESAVMASPPASVPALPPSPSRTKGKRQPSWKRIVTIVAAIVALVVLFLVGYWLLCRRGKKKYQNAGNDIPTIESLQFDLGTIKSATRKFSDDNKLGQGGFGVVYKGTLHSGQDIAVKRLSRSSGQGAKEFKNEVVVVAKLQHRNLVRLLGFCLEGKEKILVYEFVSNKSLDFFLYDPEKQGHLDWLKRYNIIEGIARGILYLHHDSRLRIIHRDLKPSNILLDGDMKPKISDFGMARIFGVDQTQGITNRIVGTYGYMPPEYAMHGQFSIKSDVYSFGVLVLEIIAGKKNSSFYHIDVIENLPSHAWKLWRAETPLEMLDPTLRDSYSRDEVIRCIHLGLLCVQEDPTVRPTMVDLVSMLHNYSLSLPSPQQPAFFLHGRTEHNSSQSTTKSLPSSDNEASITQLQPR from the exons ATGTTTGTTTCCAGCCGTTCATTCATCTCCTTCAACATCCTATCTGCTAAACCAAACTATTTACAAGAAAAAGACTTTGCGATGTCTACACTCAAAATCTCCATTGCAATTCTCTGTCTATCTTTGCTTGCTCTGGCAATTGAAGCAGATCCTTCTTACCTTGCCTGTTCATGTTCAAATACCACAACTTTCATCCAAAACAGCACTTACAATCACAATCTCAATCTTCTCCTTTCCTCGCTGGCCTCCAACGCCACTGGCAACAATGGCTTCTACAACACCACAGTTGGCCAGGCGTCTGACACAGTCTACGGCCTCTTCCTCTGCCGCGGAGATTTAACTGATCAAGTCTGCCAAGAGTGTCTCAACTTCGCTACCCAGTTTGTACTAGTACAGTGTCCAGTACAAAAGGTAGCCATAATTTGGTATGATGAGTGTTTTCTACGCTACTCAAACCAATCAATCTTCTCTACTGTGACTGAGACACCAACGCTGCAAATGTGTAACTCAGACAACGTTATAGAACAAAACATATTCAACCAGCTCGTAGGAGCCACAATGAATGATACAGCTACCCTGGCTGCAAGTAATCCACCTGGTACTAAAAAGCTTGCAACAAATGAAGCAAAATTTACGCTGGAGCAGACGGTGTATGCACTTGTGCAGTGCACGCCGGACCTGTCTGAGGCTAATTGCAGAGGATGTCTTGCGATAGCTATTTGGAATCTTTCAAGGGTTTGTCGTGGGAGGCGAGGAGGAAGATTTTTGTTGCCTAGTTGTGACGTCAGGTATGAAACCTACCGCTTCTATAATGAATCTGCAGTTATGGCTTCACCACCTGCATCTGTACCGGCTCTTCCTCCTTCACCTTCAAGGACTAAAG GAAAAAGACAACCTTCGTGGAAGAGAATTGTCACGATTGTTGCTGCAATTGTTGCATTAGTGGTGCTTTTCCTTGTGGGTTACTGGTTGTTATGCCGGAGAGGCAAAAAGAAATACCAAAATG CTGGGAATGATATTCCGACTATAGAGTCATTGCAATTTGATTTGGGAACCATTAAATCCGCAACACGAAAGTTTTCAGATGATAATAAGTTAGGACAGGGTGGATTTGGTGTGGTTTACAAG GGGACACTTCACAGTGGACAAGATATAGCAGTGAAGAGGCTATCAAGAAGTTCTGGTCAAGGTGcaaaagaatttaaaaatgAGGTTGTAGTGGTAGCCAAGCTTCAACACAGAAATCTGGTCAGGCTGTTGGGATTTTGcttagaaggaaaagaaaagattcTGGTCTACGAATTCGTGTCTAACAAAAGTCTAGACTTTTTTCTATATG ATCCTGAAAAACAAGGTCACTTGGATTGGCTAAAACGTTACAATATCATCGAAGGGATTGCTCGGGGTATCCTTTATCTGCACCATGATTCTCGGCTTAGAATTATACACAGAGATCTCAAACCAAGCAATATATTATTAGATGGAGATATGAAGCCAAAGATCTCAGATTTTGGAATGGCAAGGATTTTCGGAGTTGATCAAACTCAAGGAATCACAAATAGAATTGTTGGAACTTA TGGATACATGCCTCCAGAGTATgcgatgcatggacaattttctaTCAAGTCCGATGTCTATAGTTTTGGAGTTTTGGTTCTGGAGATTATTGCTGGAAAGAAGAACAGTTCTTTCTATCACATAGATGTTATTGAGAACCTACCAAGCCAT GCTTGGAAGCTTTGGAGAGCTGAAACACCATTGGAAATGTTGGATCCTACTCTAAGGGACTCCTATTCAAGAGATGAAGTAATTAGATGCATACATCTGGGGTTATTATGCGTCCAGGAAGATCCTACTGTGAGACCCACAATGGTGGACCTTGTGTCTATGCTACACAATTACTCTCTGAGTCTTCCTTCACCCCAACAGCCGGCGTTTTTTCTGCATGGTAGAACAGAGCATAACTCATCTCAATCAACAACCAAGTCATTGCCATCATCGGATAATGAAGCATCAATTACTCAATTGCAGCCTAGATAA
- the LOC119999703 gene encoding thioredoxin-like protein 4B isoform X1: MDYLLTTLTKKKEVDTIIRDTIDKVLVLRFGRSSDTLCLQLDHILIKSVREVSKFATVALVDIESPDIQVYVKYFDVTLIPSTIFFFNAHHMKMDSGNPDHTKWVGSFHSKQDFIDVVEAIFRGAMKGKLIVNCPLPQDRTPKYQLLYKEM; encoded by the exons ATGGACTATCTTTTAACGACGCTGACTAAGAAGAAAGAAGTGGACACAATCATCAGAGACACCATTGACAAGGTCCTTGTTCTTCGCTTTGGCCGCTCATCTGATACCCTCTGTCTCCAGCTTGACCATATA CTTATCAAATCAGTACGTGAGGTTTCCAAATTCGCAACTGTGGCTCTTGTGGATATTGAGTCACCTGACATTCAAGTCTATGTGAAATACTTCGACGTCACTTTGATTCCTTCAACTATCTTTTTCTTCAATGCCCACCATATGAAGATGGATTCTGG TAATCCAGATCACACCAAGTGGGTTGGCTCTTTTCACAGCAAACAAGACTTCATTGACGTTGTAGAG GCAATATTCAGGGGAGCCATGAAGGGAAAGCTTATAGTTAATTGCCCCCTGCCCCAAGATCGAACACCAAAGTATCAACTGTTGTACAAAGAAATGTAG
- the LOC120001044 gene encoding ras-related protein RABB1b-like — translation MSYDYLFKHIVIGDSGVGKSCLVLQFTDKRYQKEHYITIGVEFGARIVTIDGRSIKLHIWDTAGQERFRSLTSIYYRSAAGALLVYDITRRETFNHLASWLEEARQNANPNMTITLIGNKCDLAHRRAVSKEEGEQFAKENGLLFFEVSARTAQTVDEAFIKTSAKILKNIRDGVFDMSNQSTGIQVGYGCNQGPADGTLTQRGGCCR, via the exons ATGTCTTACGATTACCTCTTCAAGCACATTGTCATCGGAGACTCAG GTGTAGGGAAATCATGTCTGGTACTGCAATTTACGGACAAGAGGTACCAGAAAGAACACTATATAACAATTGGAGTGGAGTTCGGTGCTCGCATTGTCACCATTGATGGCCGATCCATCAAACTCCATATTTGGGATACT GCTGGACAAGAAAGGTTCAGATCCCTCACTAGCATTTACTACAGAAGTGCAGCTGGAGCTCTTCTGGTTTATGACATTACCAG GAGAGAGACATTCAATCATTTAGCAAGTTGGTTGGAGGAAGCTCGACAGAATGCGAACCCCAACATGACAATTACACTCATAGGAAACAAGTGTGATCTGGCTCATCGTAGGGCCGTCAGCAAAGAGGAAGGGGAACAATTTGCAAAAGAAAATGGGCTTTTATTCTTCGAGGTATCTGCAAGAACAGCTCAGACTGTTGATGAG GCTTTTATAAAGACTTCTGCTAAGATTCTTAAGAATATCCGGGATGGCGTGTTTGATATGTCCAACCAG TCAACAGGTATCCAGGTTGGTTATGGATGCAACCAGGGACCAGCAGATGGAACTCTTACTCAGAGAGGTGGATGTTGTCGTTAA
- the LOC119999849 gene encoding protein SIEVE ELEMENT OCCLUSION B-like, producing MAYVQQLTKPTPTDMQTNKPTSTIVQQQLMNNPLNPSLTTTKQTQPDIHQQQQQLMNTNLNPVHNLGAKTETQQLVHGNLNTVQTPSNIRQQLTRDGRPMFSSADDNMMMKHIQGTHTPDGREIVEVKPLLQLVEDIISRANPRFDAIGISGTPGHTEVLEERTYSPNFIAMLDSVGYLIDRISSEIAYKSASGGDGHSTTMAILNLVSYYSWDTKLVLALAAFAVQYGEFWLIGQTYSSNHLAKSVAMLRQLPEVLQNSSMFKPRFEAIMNLINAMLDIAKCIVAFKELPSQYVKPDHPALSTAMVHIPMAVYWAIRSIVACADQITGLAVLGQEHTISTQEAWELSSSAHKLSNMHKHLVNQLEICYKDIDERKFDEGYNHLKRSFQTTHIDNLRVLWLLISSKEDQPPLVDGVTKRRVNLDVLKRKNVLLLTSDLDISQEELSILEQIYNESRHHSIRQESQYEVVWLPILDPAVPFTEARKKQFENLQSGMPWYTVHHPSLIDRAVIKFIKEVWSFKKKPILVVLDPQGRVASPNALHMMWIWGSRAFPFTTIREEALWNEETWRLDLLVEGIDPVILNWMNEGRYICLYGGEDMEWIRRFTGSARAVAQSAGIPLEMVYVGRSNPKDRVRRNISTILVDKLSYCWSDLTLIWYFWVRIESMWHSKNQLGKTPDNDTIMREIISLLTFDSSEGGWAIFSRGSGGGHDITKAKGPQFHTCLIDYNIWKVDVQEKGFIPAMHDYLAKIHPQHHCNRLVLPGTAGMIPENIACSECGRIMDRFIMYQCCDD from the exons ATGGCCTATGTGCAGCAATTGACCAAGCCAACACCAACTGATATGCAGACCAACAAGCCAACATCAACCATTGTGCAGCAGCAACTCATGAACAACCCTCTCAATCCCAGCTTGACTACCACCAAGCAAACACAACCAGACAttcatcagcagcagcagcagctgatGAACACCAACCTCAACCCAGTTCACAATTTGGGAGCCAAGACCGAAACGCAGCAATTAGTCCATGGCAATCTCAACACAGTGCAAACACCAAGCAATATTAGGCAGCAACTGACCAGAGATGGCCGGCCTATGTTCTCATCAGCTGATGACAATATGATGATGAAACACATTCAAGGAACTCACACCCCCGATGGACGTGAAATTGTTGAAGTTAAACCTCTTTTGCAACTTGTTGAGGACATAATCAGTCGTGCAAACCCAAGATTTGATGCCATTGGTATATCG GGCACACCAGGACATACCGAAGTTCTGGAAGAGAGAACCTACTCACCCAACTTCATTGCAATGCTCGACTCTGTGGGATATCTCATTGATCGAATTTCCAGCGAG ATAGCATACAAGAGTGCAAGTGGTGGTGATGGACATAGTACTACAATGGCAATACTGAACTTGGTATCCTACTACTCATGGGATACAAAATTGGTGCTTGCTTTAGCTGCTTTTGCTGTCCAGTATGGAGAGTTCTGGCTTATTGGACAGACCTACTCCTCCAACCATCTTGCCAAATCAGTGGCGATGCTTAGGCAATTACCTGAGGTCTTGCAGAATTCGAGCATGTTCAAACCCCGGTTTGAAGCAATCATGAATCTTATAAATGCAATGCTAGATATCGCCAAGTGCATTGTCGCGTTTAAGGAGCTCCCATCTCAGTACGTTAAACCAGATCATCCTGCATTGTCCACTGCCATGGTTCATATACCAATGGCTGTCTACTGGGCTATCAGAAGCATAGTGGCATGCGCAGACCAGATTACAGGACTCGCTGTTTTGGGGCAAGA GCACACAATATCGACTCAAGAGGCGTGGGAGCTCTCAAGCTCGGCTCACAAGCTCAGCAACATGCACAAACATTTAGTAAATCAGCTGGAGATTTGCTATAAGGACATAG ATGAAAGGAAATTCGACGAAGGTTATAATCACCTCAAACGTTCATTCCAGACGACCCACATTGACAATCTGAGAGTTCTCTGGCTATTGATTTCTTCAAAGGAAGATCAGCCACCTCTTGTTGATGGAGTCACCAAGAGGAGG GTTAACCTCGACGTCCTGAAGCGGAAAAATGTGCTTCTGCTCACATCAGACCTGGACATTTCACAAGAAGAGCTTTCGATTCTCGAACAGATATACAATGAGTCCAGACACCATTCCATCAGGCAGGAGAGTCAATATGAGGTGGTTTGGCTTCCAATTCTAGACCCAGCTGTTCCTTTTACTGAAGCGAGGAAAAAGCAGTTTGAGAATCTTCAGTCTGGCATGCCTTGGTACACAGTTCATCACCCTTCATTGATCGATCGCGCGGTGATTAAGTTCATCAAGGAGGTTTGGAGTTTTAAGAAGAAGCCTATTCTTGTGGTTCTTGATCCACAAGGACGGGTTGCTTCCCCAAATGCCCTCCACATGATGTGGATTTGGGGTAGTCGTGCCTTTCCTTTCACCACTATAAGAGAGGAAGCTCTTTGGAACGAAGAGACTTGGAGACTTGACTTGCTTGTGGAAGGCATTGATCCAGTCATTCTTAATTGG ATGAATGAAGGAAGATATATATGCTTGTATGGAGGGGAGGACATGGAGTGGATTCGAAGGTTCACTGGCTCAGCACGCGCTGTTGCACAATCTGCTGGTATTCCATTGGAGATGGTCTATGTAGGAAGGAGTAATCCAAAGGACCGTGTCCGGAGAAACATATCGACAATCTTGGTCGATAAGCTGAGCTACTGCTGGTCTGACTTGACCTTAATCTGGTACTTCTGGGTGAGAATAGAAAGCATGTGGCATTCCAAAAACCAACTGGGAAAAACCCCAGACAACGATACCATAATGCGCGAAATCATCTCCCTGCTTACCTTTGACAGCAGTGAAGGTGGATGGGCAATATTTAGCAGAGGATCAGGTGGTGGTCATGACATCACCAAGGCAAAGGGTCCTCAGTTCCAcacttgtttgattgattataATATCTGGAAGGTAGATGTGCAAGAGAAGGGATTTATACCAGCAATGCATGATTACCTTGCAAAAATTCACCCACAGCATCACTGCAATCGACTTGTGCTGCCTGGTACTGCAGGAATGATACCAGAGAACATTGCATGCTCTGAGTGTGGCCGGATTATGGATAGGTTCATCATGTACCAGTGCTGTGATGACTAG
- the LOC119999703 gene encoding thioredoxin-like protein 4B isoform X2 — translation MDYLLTTLTKKKEVDTIIRDTIDKLIKSVREVSKFATVALVDIESPDIQVYVKYFDVTLIPSTIFFFNAHHMKMDSGNPDHTKWVGSFHSKQDFIDVVEAIFRGAMKGKLIVNCPLPQDRTPKYQLLYKEM, via the exons ATGGACTATCTTTTAACGACGCTGACTAAGAAGAAAGAAGTGGACACAATCATCAGAGACACCATTGACAAG CTTATCAAATCAGTACGTGAGGTTTCCAAATTCGCAACTGTGGCTCTTGTGGATATTGAGTCACCTGACATTCAAGTCTATGTGAAATACTTCGACGTCACTTTGATTCCTTCAACTATCTTTTTCTTCAATGCCCACCATATGAAGATGGATTCTGG TAATCCAGATCACACCAAGTGGGTTGGCTCTTTTCACAGCAAACAAGACTTCATTGACGTTGTAGAG GCAATATTCAGGGGAGCCATGAAGGGAAAGCTTATAGTTAATTGCCCCCTGCCCCAAGATCGAACACCAAAGTATCAACTGTTGTACAAAGAAATGTAG